Genomic DNA from Verrucomicrobiia bacterium:
AATTCAAGCGGCCGGCATCACACATCCACGTCGAGTTGACGGCGTCGTTTTCGCGCGGCTCGTAGCGATAGACTTTGTCCTCGCGCGAACCAACGGTGACGTTGCAGCCCGTCGCGCAGCTCGTGCAAACGCTCTTGGTCTCCTTCAGGAACCACACGCGCATCTGGAAGCGGAAATCCTTCGACGTCAGCGCGCCCACGGGACAGATGTCCACGGTGTTGAGCGTGTAATTGTTGTCGAACGGCTTGCCGGGGAAGGTCGAGATCGTGTTGTAGCTGCCGCGATTGACGATGCCGAGCGCGTCGTCGCCCGCCACGTCGCGCGTGAAGCGGATGCAACGCGTGCAGAGGATGCAGCGTTCCGCATCGAGCACGATGCGCGGCCCGAGATCAATGCGCTTGGGCTTGTGGACCTTCGCCTCGACAAAGCGGCTCGCCGACTGGCCGTAGTCCACCGAGTATTCCTGCAACTTGCATTCGCCTGCCTGGTCGCAGATCGGGCAGTCGAGCGGATGATTGATGAGCAGCGATTCGAGGACGCCTTCGCGCATCTGTTTCACGCTCGGCGTGCTGCAATAGATTTCCATGCCCGGCGAAACCGGCGTGGCGCAGGCAATGGCCGGACGCGGCGACTTCGCGATCTTCGGCGTGCCGTCGGGATTTAGGATGGGCTTGCGATCCGGGCCCATGGCGGGCGTGCCGAACTCGACGAGGCACATGCGGCAGTTGCCCGCGATGGGCAGCTTGGGATGGTAGCAATAGTGCGGCACCATCGTGCTCGCGGCGAAGCAGGCCTGAATCATGTTCGTCGGCACCAGCCTGCCCGTGTGATCAGGGGAAAGCTTCGGCACCGTGACGGCCTTGCCATCCACCTTGACGGTCAACGTCTCGACCGGCTGCGGCGTGGG
This window encodes:
- a CDS encoding molybdopterin-dependent oxidoreductase, which produces MSTAPTTETKPTPQPVETLTVKVDGKAVTVPKLSPDHTGRLVPTNMIQACFAASTMVPHYCYHPKLPIAGNCRMCLVEFGTPAMGPDRKPILNPDGTPKIAKSPRPAIACATPVSPGMEIYCSTPSVKQMREGVLESLLINHPLDCPICDQAGECKLQEYSVDYGQSASRFVEAKVHKPKRIDLGPRIVLDAERCILCTRCIRFTRDVAGDDALGIVNRGSYNTISTFPGKPFDNNYTLNTVDICPVGALTSKDFRFQMRVWFLKETKSVCTSCATGCNVTVGSREDKVYRYEPRENDAVNSTWMCDAGRLNYKWINRPDRLKEVVVRGQKSNWATALKEISDKLAAAPKGSVAIIASARQTNEELFLLKKLATKCGAITDSIPRIGEGDNLLVNADKNPNVNGARLNGICFTETGINLAKIASGIEQGSIKTLIVFGEDVLKRSIASEQLSEMETTSEVVEEHPITAELLAKLETLIVSDILPNQTTKLAHYLLPGAAHVEKRGSFTNTKGRVQKFMQAIQPPGDARAEWETLHELVFNVAGQSGFKSIEGLFNQMAKEVPAFNGLTWAGLGDTGATVQI